A window of Pyrus communis chromosome 3, drPyrComm1.1, whole genome shotgun sequence genomic DNA:
CTTCCTTTCGTTTACGCTTCCGTTTCCATTTCCCATCCTGATCATCAAATTCTCAGTACTTCTAttatcatcttcttcctcttgaTCTCGATCTTCTTCTTCACCACCCATTGTCCTATACTTATGCTCGACGAGATCTTTCAGTGAAAGCTCATAGCACGGCTCGGGCATGTTCTTCACCATCTCCATCAGCTCCCTCTGTCCTCTGGCAATCGCTTGCGTTCTCGAAGTCGGGGAAAGACTCCGGTAGTTGTTCACGCGGTTCGTCGTCTTCCACAACGGCGGCGAGTCAGACTCATCATAGGGGGCAGCAGGAGTAGTATCGACGTTGATACGGGCGTCCATGCTGTTCCAACTCCTGTAGTTTGCATAATTTTGAGCAGTTTTCTGAGCCCGGGAAGCGTAATTTACGGCCTGCCAAGAATCGTAGGTTGTTGTGTCCCCTTTAATTTGGTCGTCGGCGCCGCCGTTGAAGAGGAAAGGGTGTtcatgtgtgtttgtgttgggaCCAAGCATGGTGTTTGTTTCCTGGGAAAATTTTGAGGGGAAATGGAAGGAAAGTgatggaagaagaaagaaaatgggGATTGTGTGAAGGGTAGGGTTGTTGTAGTTAGTGTGCTTGAAGCAGGGATTGCCAGGTGGGTGGGTGCTGGGCGTTATCACCGACCCgttttttcttttagtgtatTTGTCATTTTCTTGGCACCAAAGTTTTTAATGGGGATATCAGGCAGGGGGTCAAGGGGTTCTAGATGGGGGCAGCGCTGGGTGGATGTGATTACCTTGCTTGTCCTCTCTGtattttctctttgtttgttcctttttcttttgtcttttgAGGAGGAGCTAAGATGCTAACTTATTAGGCTTTTAATTCCTTTTTTCTCTACTAGATTTGTAGGCtatttatttcaataaaatattgtacttaaaaaaaaaaaaattcggttTGAGcaatactttattttttatttattcgagTTTAAGTCAAGTTCTTACAATATTTACATCTACATGGCATAATTATTATTTCGATCGTCAGATGGTGATTGTGTTAAATGCATAAATTCATATAAATTATATCTTACCGTTAGATAGTTATTGTATTAAATCATATAAGTACTATAGTCAATCTTGAGAATTTGAAGAATCTTAAAAATGTTTAATTCCAATCagaattaattttaaaattcagAAACCTAGAAAGAGGAATAGTCACTAAGACAAGAGCTAGGTAAACAGTCGTTGGAGCAGAAGTTTCCACCCTCCCCCTAATGAGCAAGTAACCTCCCTCCTCCCAGGTACGACGAGACTAGTCCGGTCAAGAGATAGGAGATGATCATCTAGTTATAGCTCTTATTATCTTAGTTGCTTTTGAAAATGTGaaggatttttctttttattattattattattatttaatgaaTTTGGAGGATTTTATAGTGAAATTTAGACTTTAAGAAGTCAAGTCCCCCTCTGCTATATTTTGAGGGAGTCTATTCAAATCTGCATAATAGTGTATATGAAAGTTCATTAAAACTCTCTCAAACCCCATGAAAGGTTGTTTTATTAACACCACACATGATGTATTCAACAATATATGAGATACCACTAAACAATTAGTCCATGAATTTATAACttaaaatccttcaaaatttaattaagtacacctcaatttattttatattagaatatcgctctaatcaaaatatattcattttttaagagaactttaatgaaaagttcccggtactgttcattttaacaaaaaattacatttttacactaaaaagtcaatcatggtactattcattttattctttatcttgtccttatcgttaaaactcaaagttttcaagccctttcattagttttttttttttttttaatgatacaTTTACAAGAAGAGGTTATGAATTTAAGCTAAGCTACACAATTAGAATGTCATAATAATTTAGTGTCGAAGTTACCATTACAAGAGTTTAACACAAaacttaacatttttttttaacaagtaaTATTGTCTATACTAAGGGGGTGGAGAAGTGAACAAAGCATCACAACGGACGagtcataataatgtggtttaaattcttcttttacgagaatcaaatctaagatcttttacttacaataaatactactaaactgtaatgataagtaattaaaaacttCACACTTTAAGACAAGAGAAATAAGCTTGAATTGTAGTATTAAATGATGGAGATAGCTGTTTAGATTTGGATGGACTGAAATGAGCCGCATGTCCCATTCCTTTGtcttaatttattatttcttgactttttagttttgtgttttgctACTATAAATGATATCCTGTAACGTCTATATATATCTTAAAGTGTAGTTTATTATAGCTTGATTAATCTAATCATACTTTAATTTTGTAGTTGCctttataaaaagagaaaaaaggaaagaaataaagGGCAATATCAAACAGCAAAAGCTCCTTCTGCCTGCTTAGTGCTAGTAATTATGTTGTCTGATTAGACAAACTATTGGAGGAGGAGGTCTTTGCTTTAAGTTTCACCCTTCCTTTTAAGGCTTTACACGTTTCTCCACTTTTAGCGACTAACTGCTAACCTGGCCCCACTTTCTTTAATATAATAATCTCCCTTTCCTGAATTGGCTCCAGAAAACATGAgagccaaattttttttttattatctaaaTTATCTATTAAtagtattttcttttgtaaattaaaagaaagcgacaaaattatttaactttttaCTACAGAAAGAATGTtaagcaataatgtaattttataaaattaaattttgttttttttttgtttttaatctcATGTAGATGCGATTTTAGCATAGATTTAAtattaaaagaataaaacaaaaaatctgGAATAATTCTATTTTTATCATCTAAATACACCATTCTTATGTTGCAATTGAAGTAGACATTCACATCgattaaaaaaaatcctattttAAGGTGGATATATACAATTTTACATCAatgatttttattaataaaagtattaaaaaa
This region includes:
- the LOC137729844 gene encoding uncharacterized protein, which gives rise to MLGPNTNTHEHPFLFNGGADDQIKGDTTTYDSWQAVNYASRAQKTAQNYANYRSWNSMDARINVDTTPAAPYDESDSPPLWKTTNRVNNYRSLSPTSRTQAIARGQRELMEMVKNMPEPCYELSLKDLVEHKYRTMGGEEEDRDQEEEDDNRSTENLMIRMGNGNGSVNERKNNGARKKMVMRSASIDSGGFLLKMVLPISLGGKKNNKSIKKKGGCLAVGANSNNTSAKVSPKPQGVDGSVKGVGVDNEWWKMKRVSVSERSESGVSSINSGSMKSSGSSSSSSSCSSRSNSRRKSRGCWSFILLKKNKRKD